A stretch of Rhizobium glycinendophyticum DNA encodes these proteins:
- a CDS encoding nucleoside hydrolase, with product MHKVIFDTDPGVDDAMALLFLHHHPEIDLLGITTVFGNAEIDVTTRNALFLKREWKIDAPVARGAGETFIPHRVHEPPKFIHGDDGLGNIGVPEVTDVHPDPRPAHRFIVETVRANPGEVTIVAVGRMTNLANALKEDPEIVGLVKEIVIMGGAFDCNGNVTPAAEANIHGDPEAADIVMTAKWPVVVVGLDVTMKTVMTRSQLADIRDAAGSSRARLLFDLSQFYIDFYEGLVDDGMVVHDSCACVYVVAPELFKTRSGPIRVVCGGIADGQTIQKPDGRGFGPSEWDGDLPSQKICTDIEADAVLELIHDVIASVKED from the coding sequence ATGCATAAGGTCATCTTCGATACGGATCCGGGCGTCGACGACGCCATGGCGCTCCTCTTCCTGCACCATCATCCGGAGATCGACCTGCTCGGCATCACCACGGTCTTCGGCAATGCCGAGATCGACGTGACCACGCGCAATGCGCTGTTTCTGAAGCGCGAATGGAAGATTGACGCCCCTGTCGCTCGCGGCGCTGGCGAGACCTTCATTCCCCATCGCGTCCACGAGCCTCCGAAATTCATCCATGGCGATGACGGGCTGGGTAATATCGGCGTGCCCGAGGTCACGGATGTGCATCCCGATCCACGGCCTGCCCATCGCTTCATCGTCGAGACGGTCCGCGCCAATCCGGGCGAGGTGACCATCGTCGCCGTGGGGCGCATGACGAATCTCGCCAATGCGCTGAAGGAAGACCCGGAGATTGTCGGTCTCGTGAAGGAGATCGTCATCATGGGTGGCGCCTTCGATTGCAACGGCAATGTCACGCCGGCGGCGGAAGCCAATATCCATGGCGACCCGGAAGCCGCCGATATCGTCATGACGGCAAAGTGGCCGGTGGTCGTGGTCGGGCTCGACGTCACCATGAAGACGGTGATGACGCGTTCGCAGCTCGCCGATATCCGCGATGCGGCAGGCTCTAGCCGCGCCCGGCTGCTCTTCGACCTCTCGCAGTTCTACATCGACTTCTACGAGGGCTTGGTCGACGACGGCATGGTCGTGCATGACAGCTGCGCCTGCGTCTATGTCGTGGCACCGGAACTTTTCAAGACCCGGTCTGGCCCGATCCGCGTCGTCTGCGGCGGCATTGCCGATGGTCAGACGATCCAGAAGCCGGATGGCCGTGGATTCGGTCCCTCCGAATGGGATGGTGATCTGCCGAGCCAGAAGATTTGCACCGACATCGAAGCTGACGCCGTGCTCGAGTTGATCCACGATGTGATCGCCTCGGTCAAGGAGGACTGA
- a CDS encoding DUF1127 domain-containing protein — protein MNIARSLTNWRKYRQTITELGRMSDRELRDLGIGREDIRRVARHAVNG, from the coding sequence ATGAACATCGCTCGCTCGCTCACCAACTGGCGCAAGTATCGTCAGACCATTACTGAACTCGGCCGCATGTCGGACCGTGAACTGCGCGACCTCGGCATCGGCCGTGAAGACATCCGTCGCGTTGCCCGTCACGCCGTCAACGGCTGA